The following DNA comes from Clostridia bacterium.
TGCGCCATCGCTTTCGGAATTTTCAAATGTCGCCCGTCATGTGACCAAAAGAGGCGGCGCGCGATGGCATATTGTGACTGTAAGATAAAACGCACGCACAATATGAAAGGAGTGACTCGTATGTACGGAGCAATATTGGGAGATATCATAGGTTCGCCTTACGAATTTGACAGAGGTGAAAAGACGAAGGAGTTTCCGCTTTTCAATGTGACCTTTGAACCGGGCTGCCGTAATAACTGGCATATCCATCACGCGGACAAGGGACGGCGGCCGAATCGTGCGGCTTATGATATTTATAACTTGATTTATCAAAGGAGGAACAACAAAAATGATGAAAGAAGCTTTAGATCTGACAAAAGAATGGGATAAGACCTTCAAAAAGAGCGATAAAGTCGATCATAAAAAGGTGACGTTTCATAGCAGATACGGCATAACGCTTGCGGCCGACCTGTACGAGCCGAAAAATGCTTCAGGGAAGCTGCCCGCTATCGCCGTTTGCGGTCCGTTCGGCGCGGTAAAGGAGCAGTGCAGCGGCCTGTATGCGCAGACTATGGCCGAGCGTGGATTTATAACAATGGCGTTCGACCCTTCGTTTACGGGAGAGAGCGGCGGACAGCCGAGATATATGGCCTCGCCCGATATAAATACGGAGGACTTTCAGGCGGCCGTTGACTTTTTGTCCGTTTATGAGAAGGCCGATCCCGAAAGAATCGGCATAATAGGCATATGCGGCTGGGGCGGCTTGGCTGTAAACGCCGCCGCGCTGGACACGCGCATAAAGGCGACTGCCTCAATGACGATGTACGACATGACGCGCGTAAACGCAAAGGGCTATTTCGACTCCGCCGACAGCGAGGAGGCGCGCTATAACATGAAAGCCGCGCTGAACGCTCAGCGTACAGCCGACTATAAAAGCGGCGATCATGAGCAGGGGGGCGGCGTTATAGACCCGCTGCCGGACGACGCGCCCTTCTTCGTAAAGGATTATCACGCATATTACAAGACTCCGCGCGGCTATCATAAGCGTTCGCTCAACTCAAACAACGGCTGGAACAAAACGGGCTGTATGTCGTTTATAAATCAGCCCATACTCATGTATTCAAACGAGATAAGAAGCGCCGTTTTATTGGTTCACGGCGAAAAGGCGCACTCGTGCTATTTCTCGCGCGACGCGTATGAGGCCATGGTGAAAGACTCAAAGTATGCCGAAAACAAGGAGCTTATGATCATCCCGAACGCGGTGCATACGGACCTGTACGATAAGGTTGATATAATACCGTTCGATAAGCTTGACCGGTTCTTTAATGACAATTTGAAATGATCAAAGTCTGAAAGGAGATTTTGATATGATAAAACGCATGACGGCGCTTGTCCTTATACTGATTTTCGGTCTTACTCTGCCCGCTTGCGCCTTTGACGTATCGGATGAAGGCGAAAACGCGAGGGATGCGGGCGCCTTTATTGATGTGCCCGCTGACGCGTGGTACGCCGAAGCGGCAGCCTCCGTTTGCGAACGCGGCCTTATGACGGGCGTCGGCGAAGGCAGGTTTTCGCCCGACGGCCACTTTACGCGCGCGCAGCTTGCAACGGTGCTTTACCGTATGGCGGGCGAGCCGGAAGCTTCCTCAGAGGACGGCTTTACGGATACCGATCCCAACGCATGGTATGCGCGGGCAGTTTTTTGGGCGTGGCAAAACAAAGTTATAAACGGCGTAGGCGACGGCCTTTTCGCGCCCGACACGCCTGCTACGCAGCAGATGCTTGTTACCATGCTTTGGCGCATGGCGGGCGAGCCTGCGGCTTTAAAGGCAGAAGATGCAGACGAATATGCTTCCGTGGCTTCAGGCTGGGCAAGAGCGAACGGCGCAGCGCCCACACAGGGAGAATATGTTTATGCGCCAAAGGAAACGGCAACGCGCGCTCAGACGGCTTATATTTTAGAAAGATATCTTGACCTTTCGGACGCGGCGCAGCCGCAGGCCGAAAAGATAACGCTTACTGCGGCGGGGCGCACGCTCGAGGTGGAATGGTATGAAAACAGTACTGTCGAGGCGCTTCGGGAACTTTTAAAGAAGGGTGACATAACTCTTACGATGACCGACTACGGCGGCTTTGAAAAAGGCGCGCCGCTTCCGGAAGCGCTGCCTGAAAACAATGAGCAGATGAATACAGACGCAGGAGACATAATTCTCTATCGCGGACAGCAGTTCGTGATCTATTACGATAAGAACAGCTGGTCGCTTACTCCGCTGGGAAAGATAACAGGCTTAGAAAAAAGCGAGTTGAGAGAACTTTTGGGAGAGGGCGACGTTACGGCTGTGCTTTCGATCGGCGAATAAAACAAAGACGGCAGGCAGGCCGCAAGCGGCCGATGAAATCTTAGAAAGACAAAATAGGGGGCAAAGGCAAATGAAAATCATTCTTCTTATGGGCAGTCCCAATAAAAACGGTTCAACGGCGATATTGGCCGCCGAATTTATGCGCGGCGCGCGCGAGGCGGGACATGACGTTGAATTTATAGACGTATGCCGCGCGGACGTCCATCCGTGCACGGGATGTGTGCGCTGCGGCTATGAGGGGCCGTGCGTTCAAAAGGACGGCATGGAGACGATCAGGGCAAAGCTTCTGTCGTGCGATATGGTCGTATTTGCCACGCCGCTTTATTATTACGGCATGAGTGCGCAGCTTAAAACGACGATAGACCGATTCTGTGCATTTAACAGCAGCCTGAACTCTCGAAGGCTCCGTTCGGCGCTTATTTCCGTTGCGTGGAACGACGACGACTGGACGTTCGATGCGCTTACGGCGCATTATAAAACGCTTGTGCGATATGTAAATCTTAAGGATATGGGAACGGTGCTCGGACGTGGCTGCGGCACGCCTGCGCAGACGAAAAGGAGCCGCTATCCCGATGAGGCGTATAAGCTGGGAAAAAGCGTTAATTAAAGAAGGGAAGCTTTATGTATAACAAAACTATAAAGCTGTGCGAGGGTGTGCGCACCTGCGGCGTTGATCGCCGCGGGCTTTTCGTTACGTCGAAGGCGCGCGCTTGAAGCGCAGCTTCGGGAGCTTGCCAACAGCACGTCGGCAAGCTGCAAGCGATCACGGATGAACATTTTGCAAAGCCCACGCTTGTTTTGGATTTTGAACCTGACACAGACGAATAAAGATAAAAGCAAAACGGGAGCAGTTTGACGGCTGCTCCCGTTTATGATCCCGACTCTTCTAATGGACAAAAATGCGGAAACACGCAAAAAAAGTCAA
Coding sequences within:
- a CDS encoding alpha/beta hydrolase, which translates into the protein MMKEALDLTKEWDKTFKKSDKVDHKKVTFHSRYGITLAADLYEPKNASGKLPAIAVCGPFGAVKEQCSGLYAQTMAERGFITMAFDPSFTGESGGQPRYMASPDINTEDFQAAVDFLSVYEKADPERIGIIGICGWGGLAVNAAALDTRIKATASMTMYDMTRVNAKGYFDSADSEEARYNMKAALNAQRTADYKSGDHEQGGGVIDPLPDDAPFFVKDYHAYYKTPRGYHKRSLNSNNGWNKTGCMSFINQPILMYSNEIRSAVLLVHGEKAHSCYFSRDAYEAMVKDSKYAENKELMIIPNAVHTDLYDKVDIIPFDKLDRFFNDNLK
- a CDS encoding S-layer homology domain-containing protein — its product is MIKRMTALVLILIFGLTLPACAFDVSDEGENARDAGAFIDVPADAWYAEAAASVCERGLMTGVGEGRFSPDGHFTRAQLATVLYRMAGEPEASSEDGFTDTDPNAWYARAVFWAWQNKVINGVGDGLFAPDTPATQQMLVTMLWRMAGEPAALKAEDADEYASVASGWARANGAAPTQGEYVYAPKETATRAQTAYILERYLDLSDAAQPQAEKITLTAAGRTLEVEWYENSTVEALRELLKKGDITLTMTDYGGFEKGAPLPEALPENNEQMNTDAGDIILYRGQQFVIYYDKNSWSLTPLGKITGLEKSELRELLGEGDVTAVLSIGE
- a CDS encoding flavodoxin family protein; translation: MKIILLMGSPNKNGSTAILAAEFMRGAREAGHDVEFIDVCRADVHPCTGCVRCGYEGPCVQKDGMETIRAKLLSCDMVVFATPLYYYGMSAQLKTTIDRFCAFNSSLNSRRLRSALISVAWNDDDWTFDALTAHYKTLVRYVNLKDMGTVLGRGCGTPAQTKRSRYPDEAYKLGKSVN